A portion of the uncultured Draconibacterium sp. genome contains these proteins:
- a CDS encoding Calx-beta domain-containing protein produces MAGSDYTTSSATLDFTGKLSDGDTIRFTVPVNDDSLLEPVEDFTASLSAITGGLVTINDTTATATITDNDAASVSIADVSINEDAGSAVFVVSLSGNVQDAFTVDVATADNSALAGSDYTTSSATLDFTGKLSDGDTIRFTVPISDDSLLEPVEDFTASLSAITGGLVAINDTTATATITDNDAASVSIADVSINEDAGSAVFVVSLSGNVQDAFTVNVATADNSALAGSDYTTSSATLDFAGKLSDGDTIRFTVPVNDDSLLEPVEDFTASLSAITGGLVAINDTTATATITDNDAASVSIADVSINEDAGSAVFVVSLSGNVQDAFTVNVATADNSALAGSDYTTSSATLDFTGKLSDGDTIRFTVPVNDDSLLEPVEDFTASLSAITGGLVTINDTTATATITDNDAASVSIADVSINEDAGSAVFVVSLSGNVQDAFTVNVATADNSALAGSDYTTSSATLDFAGKLSDGDTIRFT; encoded by the coding sequence GTGGCGGGTAGTGATTATACTACTTCGTCGGCAACGCTTGACTTTACAGGTAAACTAAGTGATGGTGATACCATCCGCTTTACTGTGCCGGTGAATGATGACAGCCTGCTGGAACCTGTTGAGGATTTTACAGCTTCGCTGTCTGCTATTACAGGCGGACTGGTTACCATTAACGATACAACGGCTACGGCTACCATTACCGATAATGATGCGGCTTCGGTTTCGATTGCAGATGTCTCCATTAACGAGGATGCAGGTTCGGCGGTGTTTGTGGTTTCACTATCGGGTAATGTACAGGATGCATTTACCGTGGATGTGGCTACGGCTGATAACTCGGCCCTGGCGGGTAGTGATTATACTACTTCATCGGCGACACTTGACTTTACAGGAAAACTAAGTGATGGTGATACCATCCGCTTTACTGTGCCGATTAGCGATGACAGTCTGCTGGAACCTGTTGAGGATTTTACCGCTTCGCTGTCTGCTATTACAGGCGGACTGGTTGCCATTAACGATACAACGGCTACGGCTACCATTACCGATAATGATGCGGCTTCGGTTTCGATTGCAGATGTCTCAATTAACGAGGATGCCGGTTCGGCAGTGTTTGTGGTTTCACTATCCGGTAATGTACAGGATGCATTTACCGTAAATGTGGCTACTGCTGATAACTCTGCACTGGCGGGTAGTGATTATACTACTTCATCGGCAACGCTTGACTTTGCAGGAAAACTAAGTGATGGTGATACCATCCGCTTTACTGTGCCGGTGAATGATGACAGCCTGCTGGAACCTGTTGAAGATTTTACCGCTTCGCTGTCTGCTATTACAGGCGGACTGGTTGCCATTAACGATACAACGGCTACGGCTACCATTACCGATAATGATGCGGCTTCGGTTTCGATTGCAGATGTCTCCATTAACGAGGATGCCGGTTCGGCAGTGTTTGTGGTTTCACTATCCGGTAATGTACAGGATGCATTTACCGTAAATGTGGCTACTGCGGATAACTCTGCTCTGGCGGGTAGTGATTATACTACTTCATCGGCAACGCTTGACTTTACAGGTAAACTAAGTGATGGTGATACCATCCGCTTTACTGTGCCGGTGAATGATGACAGCCTGCTGGAACCTGTTGAAGATTTTACAGCTTCGCTGTCTGCTATTACAGGCGGACTGGTTACCATTAACGATACAACGGCTACGGCTACCATTACCGATAATGATGCGGCTTCGGTTTCGATTGCCGATGTCTCCATTAACGAGGATGCCGGTTCGGCAGTCTTTGTGGTTTCACTATCCGGTAATGTACAGGATGCATTTACCGTGAATGTGGCTACTGCTGATAACTCTGCACTGGCAGGTAGTGATTATACTACTTCATCGGCAACGCTTGACTTTGCAGGAAAACTAAGTGATGGTGATACCATCCGCTTTACTTAG
- a CDS encoding Calx-beta domain-containing protein: MNDDSLLEPVEDFTASLSAITGGLVAINDTTATATITDNDAASVSIADVSINEDAGSAVFVVSLSGNVQDAFTVDVATADNSALAGSDYTTSSATLDFTGKLSDGDTIRFIVPVNDDSLLEPVEDFTASLSAITGGLVTINDTTATATITDNDAASVSIADVSINEDAGSAVFVVSLSGNVQDAFTVDVATADNSALAGSDYTTSSATLDFAGKLSDGDTIRFTVPVNDDSLLEPVEDFTASLSAITGGLVTINDTTATATITDNDAASVSIADVTINEDAGSAVFVVSLSGNVQDAFTVDVATADNSALAGSDYTTSSATLDFAGKLSDGDTIRFTVPVNDDSLLEPVEDFTASLSAITGGLVTINDTTATAPLPIMMRLRFRLPMSPLTRMPVRRSLWFHYRVMYRMHLP; encoded by the coding sequence GTGAATGATGACAGCCTGCTGGAACCTGTTGAGGATTTTACCGCTTCGCTGTCTGCTATTACAGGTGGACTGGTTGCCATTAACGATACAACGGCTACGGCTACCATTACCGATAATGATGCGGCTTCGGTTTCGATTGCCGATGTCTCCATTAACGAGGATGCCGGTTCGGCGGTGTTTGTGGTTTCACTATCGGGCAATGTACAGGATGCATTTACCGTGGATGTGGCTACGGCTGATAACTCGGCACTGGCGGGTAGTGATTATACTACTTCGTCGGCAACGCTTGACTTTACAGGTAAACTAAGTGATGGTGATACCATCCGCTTTATTGTGCCGGTGAATGATGACAGCCTGCTGGAACCTGTTGAGGATTTTACAGCGTCGCTGTCTGCTATTACAGGTGGACTGGTTACCATTAACGATACAACGGCTACGGCTACCATTACCGATAATGATGCGGCTTCGGTTTCGATTGCCGATGTCTCCATTAACGAGGATGCCGGTTCAGCGGTGTTTGTGGTTTCACTATCGGGTAATGTGCAGGATGCATTTACCGTGGATGTGGCTACGGCTGATAACTCGGCACTGGCGGGTAGTGATTATACTACTTCGTCGGCAACGCTTGACTTTGCAGGAAAACTTAGTGATGGTGATACCATCCGCTTTACTGTGCCGGTGAATGATGACAGCCTGCTGGAACCTGTTGAGGATTTTACAGCTTCGCTTTCTGCTATTACAGGTGGACTGGTTACCATTAACGATACAACGGCTACGGCTACCATTACCGATAATGATGCGGCTTCGGTTTCGATTGCAGATGTAACCATTAACGAGGATGCCGGTTCGGCGGTGTTTGTGGTTTCACTATCGGGTAATGTGCAGGATGCATTTACCGTGGATGTGGCTACGGCTGATAACTCGGCCCTGGCGGGTAGTGATTATACTACTTCGTCGGCAACGCTTGACTTTGCAGGTAAACTAAGTGATGGTGATACCATCCGCTTTACTGTGCCGGTGAATGATGACAGCCTGCTGGAACCTGTTGAAGATTTTACAGCTTCGCTGTCTGCTATTACAGGTGGACTGGTTACCATTAACGATACAACGGCTACGGCACCATTACCGATAATGATGCGGCTTCGGTTTCGATTGCCGATGTCTCCATTAACGAGGATGCCGGTTCGGCGGTCTTTGTGGTTTCACTATCGGGTAATGTACAGGATGCATTTACCGTGA
- a CDS encoding Calx-beta domain-containing protein, which produces MNEDAGSAVFVVSLSGNVQDAFTVNVATADNSALAGSDYTTSSATLDFAGKLSDGDTIRFTVPVNDDSLLEPVEDFTASLSAITGGLVTINDTTATATITDNDAASVSIADVSINEDAGSAVFVVSLSGNVQDAFTVDVATADNSALRMPVRQCLWRVVIILLRRQRLTLQVN; this is translated from the coding sequence ATTAACGAGGATGCCGGTTCGGCGGTCTTTGTGGTTTCACTATCGGGTAATGTACAGGATGCATTTACCGTGAATGTGGCTACGGCTGATAACTCGGCCCTGGCAGGTAGTGATTATACTACTTCATCGGCAACGCTTGACTTTGCAGGAAAACTAAGTGATGGTGATACCATCCGCTTTACTGTGCCGGTGAATGATGACAGCCTGCTGGAACCTGTTGAGGATTTTACTGCTTCGCTGTCTGCTATTACAGGCGGACTGGTTACCATTAACGATACAACGGCTACGGCTACCATTACCGATAATGATGCGGCTTCGGTTTCGATTGCAGATGTCTCAATTAACGAGGATGCCGGTTCGGCAGTGTTTGTGGTTTCACTATCGGGTAATGTGCAGGATGCATTTACCGTGGATGTGGCTACGGCTGATAACTCGGCCCTGAGGATGCCGGTTCGGCAGTGTTTGTGGCGGGTAGTGATTATACTACTTCGTCGGCAACGCTTGACTTTACAGGTAAACTAA